A genomic region of Halomonas aestuarii contains the following coding sequences:
- a CDS encoding DUF934 domain-containing protein gives MPEQTVTRPLIVDRRPAEADWTRHDGDTAPAEGPALVRLDVWRDAGRRTDLAPWLPSDTELTPELAAELQQAPLVGIDFPKFTDGRGYSIARLLRERYGYRGQIRALGDVLVDQLFYLSRCGVDAFSLREDQNVEDALNALTTFSRGYQPGTDDPEPLFRRRLRELAGRTREPALA, from the coding sequence ATGCCTGAGCAGACCGTCACCCGCCCGCTGATCGTCGACCGCCGCCCGGCAGAGGCCGACTGGACTCGCCATGACGGGGACACCGCCCCGGCCGAGGGCCCGGCCCTGGTCCGCCTGGATGTCTGGCGGGATGCCGGACGCCGCACCGACCTGGCGCCCTGGCTGCCCAGCGACACCGAGCTCACGCCGGAGCTCGCCGCCGAGCTCCAGCAGGCGCCGCTGGTGGGCATCGACTTCCCGAAGTTCACCGACGGCCGCGGCTACAGCATCGCGCGGCTGCTGCGCGAGCGCTATGGCTACCGGGGCCAGATCCGCGCCCTCGGCGACGTGCTGGTCGACCAGCTGTTCTACCTGTCGCGCTGCGGTGTCGATGCCTTCTCGCTGCGCGAGGACCAGAACGTCGAGGACGCCCTGAACGCCCTGACGACCTTCAGCCGCGGCTACCAGCCGGGGACCGACGATCCGGAACCGCTGTTCCGTCGTCGCCTGAGGGAACTGGCGGGCCGCACCCGGGAGCCCGCCCTGGCCTGA
- a CDS encoding nitrite/sulfite reductase has translation MYRYDSHDQTLVDERVAQFRDQMRRYLAGQLGEEEFLPLRLQNGLYIQRYAPMLRIAIPYGMLASYQLRKLGEIAARYDRGYGHFTTRTNLQLNWPKLEDVPDILADLASVQMHAIQTSGNDIRNTTTDQFSGVAADEEVDPRPWCELIRQWSTFHPEFAFLPRKFKIAVTGAAEDRAAIQVHDVGLRLWRDRHGEVRVKVLAGGGLGRTPMIGEVVREDLPWQHLLTYLEALVRVYNQFGRRDNKFKARIKILVKALGVDEFRRRVEEEWAHLKDGPQTLNDEALAAVAGHFVEPPRREVANDAIEAFERLRGENRAFARFVTNNVTGHKVPGYKAVTLSLKRREHSPGDVTSEQMAAVADLADEFGHGELRVTHEQNLVLTDVPVDRIEALWQRLEALGMANPTVGTLADLICCPGGDYCGLANAKSIPVAHAIQERFEDLDFLYDLGPLELNISGCMNACGHHHVGNIGILGVDKKGEEYYQISLGGSQGNGTSLGKILGPSFFREDVPSVIDKLLQVYVGNRQPDETFLDTYRRIGLKPFKERVYA, from the coding sequence ATGTACCGTTACGACTCCCACGACCAGACCCTGGTCGATGAACGCGTCGCCCAGTTTCGCGACCAGATGCGCCGCTATCTCGCCGGTCAGCTCGGCGAAGAGGAGTTCCTGCCGCTGCGCCTGCAGAACGGCCTCTATATCCAGCGCTACGCCCCCATGCTGCGCATCGCCATTCCCTACGGCATGCTGGCGTCCTACCAGCTGCGCAAGCTGGGCGAGATCGCCGCCCGCTACGACCGCGGCTACGGCCACTTCACCACCCGCACCAACCTCCAGCTGAACTGGCCGAAGCTCGAGGACGTGCCGGACATCCTGGCCGACCTTGCCAGCGTGCAGATGCATGCCATCCAGACCAGCGGCAACGACATCCGCAACACCACCACCGACCAGTTCTCGGGCGTGGCCGCCGACGAGGAGGTCGATCCCCGTCCCTGGTGCGAGCTGATCCGCCAGTGGTCGACCTTCCACCCCGAGTTCGCCTTCCTGCCGCGCAAGTTCAAGATCGCCGTGACCGGGGCCGCGGAGGATCGAGCCGCCATCCAGGTCCACGACGTCGGCCTGCGCCTGTGGCGCGACCGCCACGGCGAGGTGCGCGTCAAGGTGCTGGCCGGCGGGGGCCTCGGTCGCACGCCGATGATCGGCGAGGTGGTGCGCGAGGACCTGCCCTGGCAGCACCTGCTGACCTACCTGGAAGCGCTGGTGCGGGTCTACAACCAGTTCGGCCGCCGCGACAACAAGTTCAAGGCCCGCATCAAGATCCTGGTCAAGGCGCTGGGCGTCGACGAGTTCCGCCGCCGCGTCGAGGAGGAGTGGGCCCACCTCAAGGATGGCCCCCAGACCCTGAACGACGAGGCCCTGGCGGCCGTGGCCGGCCACTTCGTCGAGCCGCCGCGCCGCGAGGTCGCGAACGACGCCATCGAGGCCTTCGAGCGGCTGCGCGGGGAAAACCGGGCCTTCGCCCGCTTCGTCACCAACAACGTCACCGGTCACAAGGTGCCCGGCTACAAGGCGGTGACCCTCTCGCTGAAGCGCCGCGAGCACTCGCCGGGCGATGTCACCTCGGAGCAGATGGCCGCGGTGGCGGACCTGGCGGACGAGTTCGGCCACGGCGAGCTGCGGGTCACCCACGAGCAGAACCTGGTGCTCACCGACGTGCCGGTGGACCGGATCGAGGCACTCTGGCAGCGGCTGGAGGCCCTCGGCATGGCCAACCCCACTGTGGGCACCCTGGCCGACCTGATCTGCTGCCCCGGCGGCGACTACTGCGGCCTGGCCAACGCCAAGTCGATCCCGGTCGCCCACGCCATCCAGGAGCGCTTCGAGGACCTCGACTTCCTCTACGACCTGGGCCCCCTGGAGCTCAACATCTCCGGCTGCATGAACGCCTGCGGCCACCACCACGTCGGCAACATCGGCATCCTCGGCGTCGACAAGAAGGGCGAGGAGTACTACCAGATCTCGCTGGGCGGCAGCCAGGGCAACGGCACCTCGCTCGGCAAGATCCTCGGCCCCTCCTTCTTCCGCGAGGACGTCCCGAGCGTGATCGACAAGCTGCTGCAGGTCTACGTCGGCAACCGCCAGCCCGACGAGACCTTCCTCGACACCTATCGCCGCATCGGCCTCAAACCCTTCAAGGAGCGTGTCTATGCCTGA
- a CDS encoding MATE family efflux transporter yields the protein MLPEPSRRQTILRLSLPIIAGMLTQSLLNLIDAALVGSLGQVPLAGVGIGGYAMFLTTAVVFGLSSGVQAQTARRHGEQAWGRRALPLNAGLAIALAVAGPLTLLCLWQAPRLLALITQDPAVGAVAVEYFRWRVLSLIPVAMIFCFRGYWNGIQQTGLYLRIILVMHAINVVASLGLIFGLAGLPAMGAAGAGAGTSLSLFAGLAIWAGLSLRHATGSGFLAERPRRHALLTTLRLATPHSFQQLWFAAGYAVLFLILGRIDTASVAVGHVLVNLSLLLILPGVGLGMAAMSLVGQALGRQAHGEAHRWGWDVVRLAWCCLGVLALPMLLFPEAVLRLFLHDPALVDLGRLPLQLTAVMIVLDAAALVFAQALLGAGANRTVMTTTLTLQWLVFLPLAWWVGVGLDQGLLGIWWVQLGYRCLNSAWFVLIWQRRHWQSLAL from the coding sequence ATGCTGCCCGAGCCCAGCCGACGCCAGACGATCCTGCGCCTCTCCCTGCCGATCATCGCGGGCATGCTCACCCAGAGCCTGCTCAACCTGATCGACGCGGCCCTGGTGGGCTCGCTCGGCCAGGTGCCCCTGGCCGGCGTGGGCATCGGCGGCTACGCGATGTTCCTGACCACCGCGGTGGTCTTCGGCCTATCGTCGGGCGTGCAGGCCCAGACGGCGAGGCGCCACGGCGAGCAGGCCTGGGGCCGGCGCGCCCTGCCGCTCAATGCGGGGCTGGCGATCGCGCTGGCCGTGGCCGGCCCGCTGACCCTGCTGTGCCTGTGGCAGGCACCGCGCCTCCTGGCGCTGATCACCCAGGATCCGGCGGTCGGGGCCGTGGCGGTGGAGTACTTCCGCTGGCGGGTGCTGTCGCTGATCCCGGTGGCAATGATCTTCTGCTTCCGCGGCTACTGGAACGGCATCCAGCAGACCGGCCTCTACCTGCGCATCATCCTGGTGATGCATGCCATCAACGTGGTCGCGAGCCTCGGCCTGATCTTCGGGCTGGCCGGGCTGCCGGCCATGGGCGCGGCCGGTGCCGGGGCCGGCACCAGCCTCTCGCTCTTCGCCGGCCTCGCCATCTGGGCCGGGCTCAGCCTGCGCCACGCCACCGGCAGTGGCTTCCTGGCCGAGCGCCCCCGGCGCCACGCCCTGCTGACCACCCTGCGCCTGGCCACACCCCACTCCTTTCAGCAGCTGTGGTTCGCGGCCGGCTATGCCGTACTGTTCTTGATCCTGGGCCGCATCGACACCGCCAGCGTCGCGGTGGGCCACGTGCTGGTGAACCTCTCGCTGCTGCTGATCCTGCCCGGCGTGGGACTCGGCATGGCGGCGATGAGCCTGGTCGGCCAGGCCCTGGGGCGACAGGCCCACGGGGAGGCCCACCGCTGGGGCTGGGACGTGGTGCGGCTGGCCTGGTGCTGCCTGGGCGTCCTGGCCCTGCCGATGCTGCTGTTCCCCGAGGCGGTGCTGCGCCTCTTCCTGCACGACCCCGCCCTGGTCGACCTGGGCCGGCTGCCGCTGCAGCTCACCGCGGTGATGATCGTGCTCGACGCCGCCGCCCTGGTGTTCGCCCAGGCCCTGCTGGGGGCCGGGGCGAACCGCACCGTGATGACCACCACCCTCACCCTGCAATGGCTGGTGTTCCTGCCGCTGGCCTGGTGGGTGGGCGTGGGGCTCGATCAGGGGCTGCTCGGCATCTGGTGGGTCCAGTTGGGCTACCGCTGCCTCAACTCGGCCTGGTTCGTGCTGATCTGGCAGCGGCGACACTGGCAGTCCCTGGCCCTCTGA
- the metH gene encoding methionine synthase: MAAAPTALTASLHDSLSRRILMLDGGMGTMLQNAGLSEEEFRGERFVDWPSDLKGNNDLLALTCPDLVTRIHRQYLEAGADIVETNTFNSTRLSQSDYGMEALVPELNRESARLARAVCDAVAEETGVPRFVAGVLGPTSRTASLSPDVNDPAKRNVTFDALRENYLEAAEALIEGGADLILIETIFDTLNAKAAIFALEELFEARGERWPVMISGTITDASGRTLSGQTTEAFWNSVRHARPLSIGLNCALGAEELRPYIEELSTKADTFVSAHPNAGLPNEFGEYDQTPDEMANIVAEFAESGLVNIIGGCCGSTPEHIAAIHAAIRDLPPRRVPERSRACRLSGLEPFNIEADSLFVNVGERTNVTGSARFKRLIKEEDYTTALEVALEQVENGAQVIDINMDEGMLESEEAMVRFLNLIAGEPDIARVPIMIDSSKWEIIEAGLKCVQGKAVVNSISMKEGEDAFREQASACRRFGAAVVVMAFDEAGQADTFARKTEICQRAYRILVDELDFPPEDIIFDPNIFAIATGIEEHDNYAVDFIQATQWIREHLPHAMVSGGVSNVSFSFRGNNPVREAIHSVFLYHAIRAGLTMGIVNAGQLAVYDDLPAELREAVEDVVLNRRSDSTERLLELADKYKGDGSGPAKKEDLEWRGWEVEKRIAHSLVKGITAYIEEDTEQARQRAERPIEVIEGPLMDGMNVVGDLFGAGKMFLPQVVKSARVMKQAVAYLIPHIEAEKSAETKAKGKIVMATVKGDVHDIGKNIVGVVLQCNNYEVIDLGVMVPAERILQTARDENADIIGLSGLITPSLDEMVHVAKEMQRQGFTLPLLIGGATTSKAHTAVKIEPGYDQPVIYVSDASRAVGVAGKLLSPALKPAYVDEIRAEYETVRERNARRRPKAADLSYEEARQRKPAMDWEGYTPPRPAITGLEVFDDYDIEELVERIDWTPFFMSWQLAGKYPRILEDDTVGEAARHLFADAQAMLRKLIDEKRIHARGVIGLWPANSVDDDVIEVYADESRREVIERLHHIRQQTTKNREGVCQSLADFIAPKESGKPDWIGGFAVTTGHGVEALAERYKAAGDDYNAILVQSLTDRLAEAFAERLHERVRKEFWGYVPDEALDNDALIAEKYQGIRPAPGYPACPDHTEKATLFRLLEATKNAGLELTENFAMWPAAAVAGWYFSHPRSKYFSTGKITRDQVEALARRKGMSVEELERWLSPVLSYDPA, translated from the coding sequence ATGGCCGCCGCTCCCACTGCCCTGACCGCCTCGCTCCATGACAGCCTCTCGCGTCGCATCCTGATGCTCGACGGCGGCATGGGTACCATGCTGCAGAATGCCGGGCTGTCCGAGGAGGAGTTCCGCGGCGAGCGCTTCGTCGACTGGCCGAGCGACCTCAAGGGGAACAACGACCTGCTGGCCCTGACCTGCCCGGACCTGGTGACCCGCATCCACCGCCAGTACCTGGAGGCCGGCGCCGACATCGTCGAGACCAACACCTTCAACAGCACCCGCCTCTCCCAGTCCGACTACGGCATGGAGGCGCTGGTGCCAGAGCTCAATCGCGAATCGGCGCGCCTGGCCAGGGCGGTCTGCGATGCCGTGGCCGAGGAGACCGGCGTGCCGCGCTTCGTGGCCGGCGTGCTGGGGCCGACCTCCCGCACCGCCTCGCTCTCGCCCGACGTCAACGACCCGGCCAAGCGCAACGTCACCTTCGACGCCCTGCGCGAGAACTACCTCGAGGCCGCCGAGGCGCTGATCGAGGGCGGGGCCGACCTGATCCTGATCGAGACCATCTTCGATACCCTGAATGCCAAGGCCGCGATCTTCGCCCTCGAGGAGCTCTTCGAGGCACGCGGAGAGCGGTGGCCGGTGATGATCTCCGGCACCATCACCGACGCCTCGGGGCGCACCCTGTCGGGACAGACCACCGAGGCCTTCTGGAACTCGGTGCGCCACGCCCGGCCGCTCTCCATCGGGCTGAACTGCGCGCTGGGCGCCGAGGAGCTTCGCCCCTACATCGAGGAGCTCTCGACCAAGGCCGACACCTTCGTCTCGGCCCACCCCAACGCCGGCCTGCCCAACGAGTTCGGCGAGTACGACCAGACGCCGGACGAGATGGCGAATATCGTCGCCGAGTTCGCCGAGAGCGGCCTGGTCAACATCATCGGCGGCTGCTGCGGCTCTACCCCGGAGCACATTGCGGCGATCCATGCCGCCATCCGGGACCTGCCCCCGCGCCGGGTGCCGGAGCGCTCGCGGGCCTGTCGCCTCTCCGGGCTCGAGCCCTTCAACATCGAGGCCGACTCGCTGTTCGTCAACGTGGGCGAGCGGACCAACGTCACCGGCTCCGCGCGCTTCAAGCGGCTGATCAAGGAGGAGGACTACACCACGGCGCTGGAGGTGGCCCTGGAGCAGGTGGAAAACGGCGCCCAGGTCATCGACATCAACATGGACGAGGGGATGCTCGAGTCCGAGGAGGCGATGGTGCGCTTCCTCAACCTGATCGCCGGCGAGCCCGACATCGCGCGGGTGCCGATCATGATCGACTCCTCCAAGTGGGAGATCATCGAGGCGGGCCTTAAGTGCGTGCAGGGCAAGGCGGTGGTCAACTCCATCTCCATGAAGGAGGGCGAGGACGCCTTCCGCGAGCAGGCCTCGGCCTGCCGGCGCTTCGGCGCCGCGGTGGTGGTGATGGCCTTCGACGAGGCCGGCCAGGCGGACACCTTCGCCCGCAAGACCGAGATCTGCCAGCGGGCCTACCGGATCCTCGTGGACGAGCTGGACTTCCCGCCGGAAGACATCATCTTCGATCCCAACATCTTTGCCATCGCCACGGGCATCGAGGAACACGACAACTACGCCGTGGACTTCATCCAGGCGACGCAGTGGATTCGCGAGCACCTCCCCCATGCCATGGTGTCGGGCGGCGTCTCCAACGTCTCCTTCTCGTTCCGCGGCAACAACCCGGTTCGCGAGGCGATCCACTCGGTGTTCCTCTACCACGCCATCCGCGCGGGGCTGACCATGGGCATCGTCAACGCCGGCCAGCTGGCCGTCTACGACGACCTGCCGGCGGAGCTCCGCGAGGCCGTGGAAGACGTCGTCCTCAACCGCCGCAGCGACTCCACCGAGCGCCTGCTGGAGCTCGCCGACAAGTACAAGGGCGACGGCAGCGGCCCGGCGAAGAAGGAGGATCTCGAGTGGCGTGGCTGGGAGGTCGAGAAGCGCATCGCGCACTCCCTGGTCAAGGGCATCACCGCCTACATCGAGGAGGACACCGAGCAGGCTCGACAGCGTGCCGAGCGCCCCATCGAGGTGATCGAGGGGCCGCTGATGGACGGCATGAACGTGGTCGGCGACCTCTTCGGGGCCGGCAAGATGTTCCTGCCCCAGGTGGTCAAGTCGGCCCGGGTCATGAAACAGGCGGTGGCCTACCTGATCCCCCACATCGAGGCCGAGAAGAGCGCCGAGACGAAGGCCAAGGGCAAGATCGTCATGGCCACGGTCAAGGGCGACGTGCACGACATCGGCAAGAACATCGTCGGCGTCGTCCTGCAGTGCAACAACTACGAGGTCATCGACCTCGGCGTGATGGTGCCGGCCGAGCGGATCCTGCAGACGGCCAGGGACGAGAACGCCGACATCATCGGCCTCTCCGGCCTGATCACCCCGTCGCTTGACGAGATGGTCCACGTGGCCAAGGAGATGCAGCGCCAGGGCTTCACCCTGCCCCTGCTGATCGGCGGCGCCACCACCTCCAAGGCCCACACGGCGGTGAAGATCGAGCCGGGCTACGACCAGCCGGTGATCTACGTCTCGGATGCCTCCCGCGCCGTGGGCGTGGCCGGCAAGCTGCTCTCGCCGGCCCTGAAACCGGCCTACGTCGACGAGATCCGCGCCGAGTACGAGACGGTGCGCGAGCGCAACGCCAGGCGCCGCCCCAAGGCCGCCGACCTCAGCTACGAGGAGGCGCGGCAGCGCAAGCCGGCCATGGACTGGGAGGGCTATACCCCGCCGAGGCCAGCCATCACAGGCCTGGAGGTCTTCGACGACTACGACATCGAGGAGCTGGTCGAGCGCATCGACTGGACGCCCTTCTTCATGAGCTGGCAACTGGCCGGCAAGTACCCGAGGATCCTCGAGGACGACACCGTCGGCGAGGCCGCGCGCCACCTCTTCGCCGATGCCCAGGCGATGCTGCGCAAGCTGATTGACGAGAAGCGGATCCATGCGCGCGGAGTGATCGGCCTGTGGCCGGCCAACAGCGTCGACGACGACGTCATCGAGGTGTACGCCGACGAGTCGCGCCGCGAGGTGATCGAGCGGCTGCACCACATCCGCCAACAGACCACCAAGAACCGGGAGGGCGTCTGCCAGAGCCTGGCCGACTTCATCGCCCCGAAGGAGAGCGGCAAGCCGGACTGGATCGGCGGCTTCGCCGTCACCACCGGCCACGGCGTCGAGGCGCTGGCCGAGCGGTACAAGGCCGCCGGTGACGACTACAACGCCATCCTGGTCCAGTCGCTCACCGACCGCCTGGCCGAGGCCTTCGCCGAGCGCCTGCACGAGCGGGTGCGCAAGGAGTTCTGGGGCTATGTGCCCGACGAGGCCCTGGACAACGACGCCCTGATCGCCGAGAAGTACCAGGGCATCCGGCCAGCGCCCGGCTATCCGGCCTGCCCCGACCACACCGAGAAGGCGACCCTGTTCCGCCTGCTCGAGGCCACCAAGAACGCCGGCCTCGAGCTCACCGAGAACTTCGCCATGTGGCCCGCCGCCGCGGTCGCCGGCTGGTACTTCTCCCACCCCCGGTCGAAGTACTTCTCCACCGGCAAGATCACCCGTGACCAGGTCGAGGCGCTGGCCCGCCGCAAGGGCATGAGCGTCGAGGAGCTCGAGCGCTGGCTCTCGCCTGTGCTCTCCTACGACCCCGCCTGA
- the nfuA gene encoding Fe-S biogenesis protein NfuA, giving the protein MSDSIQITDSAQDYLAELLEKQNVEGIAVRIFITQPGTPYAETCLAYCRPGEEEPSDELLELEKIRVYLDKNSLPFLEEAVVDFNADRMGGQLTIKAPNAKMPKVNADSPLEDRVNYILYSEINPGLASHGGEIKLVELTEDQVAVLAFGGGCQGCAAVDLTLKDGVEKTLMERIPELAGIRDVTDHSDTTNAYYR; this is encoded by the coding sequence ATGAGCGACAGCATCCAGATCACCGACAGCGCCCAGGACTACCTCGCCGAGCTGCTCGAGAAGCAGAACGTCGAGGGTATCGCGGTTCGCATCTTCATCACCCAGCCCGGCACCCCCTATGCCGAGACCTGCCTGGCCTACTGCCGTCCCGGCGAGGAAGAGCCCAGCGACGAGCTGCTGGAGCTGGAGAAGATCCGCGTCTACCTGGACAAGAACAGCCTGCCCTTCCTCGAGGAGGCCGTGGTCGACTTCAACGCCGACCGCATGGGCGGCCAGCTGACCATCAAGGCACCCAACGCCAAGATGCCCAAGGTGAATGCGGACAGCCCGCTCGAGGATCGCGTCAACTACATCCTCTACAGCGAGATCAACCCGGGCCTGGCCTCCCACGGCGGCGAGATCAAGCTGGTCGAGCTGACCGAGGACCAGGTGGCGGTGCTGGCCTTCGGCGGTGGCTGCCAGGGCTGCGCCGCGGTGGACCTGACCCTCAAGGATGGCGTCGAGAAGACCCTGATGGAGCGCATCCCGGAACTCGCCGGCATCCGTGACGTCACCGACCACTCGGACACTACCAACGCCTACTATCGCTGA
- a CDS encoding DNA-binding protein encodes MARSGVRYEDVQRAVDALLEKGEAPSVHKVREVLGTGSFTTISDHLREWRTRREENRDQPPPRGMPEGLQELAEALWEKAQGSAHEALAHYRQEADGRVEEAREEAGEASRRAEDAEQRESALSAHLARTEQRLQEQSGELARREAERDALAEREAKLASRQSRFEAQLASLQEEHERQAREQQQALAEQASRHQERLAREEKRHETSEARLMGLLDEARQERQAADKGHAQRQQQLETRLERAQQLVQEARGALAEEEKRHRETEWARHQAEERSRMLAHEQALLQARVDEQKQLLEEQARRLRDLEAQLHRCLWQAPVPGREDAQAAGDDEGPADAGPSREEIE; translated from the coding sequence ATGGCGCGCAGCGGCGTGCGTTACGAGGATGTACAGCGGGCCGTCGATGCCCTGCTCGAGAAGGGAGAGGCCCCGAGCGTGCACAAGGTGCGCGAGGTGCTCGGCACCGGCAGCTTCACCACCATCAGCGACCACCTGCGGGAGTGGCGGACGCGGCGCGAGGAGAATCGCGACCAGCCTCCTCCTCGCGGGATGCCGGAGGGGCTGCAGGAACTGGCCGAGGCGCTGTGGGAGAAGGCCCAGGGCTCGGCCCACGAGGCACTCGCCCACTATCGCCAGGAGGCCGATGGCCGGGTGGAGGAGGCCCGCGAGGAGGCCGGGGAGGCCTCACGCCGGGCCGAGGACGCCGAACAACGCGAGTCGGCGCTGTCCGCCCACCTGGCTCGCACCGAGCAGCGCCTGCAGGAACAGAGCGGCGAGCTGGCCCGCCGGGAAGCCGAGCGCGACGCCCTCGCCGAACGCGAGGCGAAGCTGGCGAGCCGCCAGTCGCGGTTCGAGGCGCAGCTAGCGAGCCTCCAGGAGGAGCACGAGCGCCAGGCCCGCGAGCAGCAGCAGGCACTCGCCGAGCAGGCGTCACGCCATCAGGAGCGCCTCGCTCGCGAGGAGAAGCGCCATGAGACCAGCGAGGCCCGGCTGATGGGCCTGCTCGACGAGGCGCGCCAGGAACGCCAGGCCGCCGACAAGGGCCATGCCCAGCGACAGCAGCAGCTGGAGACGCGCCTCGAGCGGGCACAGCAGCTGGTCCAGGAGGCGCGGGGCGCCCTGGCCGAGGAGGAGAAGCGCCACCGGGAGACCGAGTGGGCACGCCACCAGGCGGAGGAGCGCAGCCGCATGCTGGCGCATGAACAGGCCCTGCTGCAGGCACGCGTCGATGAGCAGAAGCAGCTGCTGGAGGAGCAGGCGCGCCGGCTACGCGACCTGGAGGCCCAGCTCCACCGCTGCCTCTGGCAGGCGCCGGTGCCGGGCCGGGAGGACGCACAGGCCGCCGGAGACGACGAAGGCCCCGCGGATGCGGGGCCTTCGAGGGAGGAGATCGAGTAA
- a CDS encoding tyrosine-type recombinase/integrase produces MGRDESPQEPVDTQRQVHEGAPPGELTPPPESGEALTLPAGVHIAAGSDGEAVARWLAEYRASPQTQRAYRREVQRLLMWLAGQGRGLGDLRREDLDAFEAFLADPRPVARWIGPVRPRTDPRWRPFRGPLSPSSRRQSLVILQGMYAWLVEAGWVSHNPFRLMRDKRRRLDNRQGGIERYLERPVWAWFWAWLNRPVAADASSRRVFEQSRRRLVFGFAYLLAPRIGEMSAACMNDFVRREGRWWWHVVGKGDKAARIPVPPDMLALLEAWRAQLGLSRLPSPDEEGPLLRALDGTRGLGDNRLYRLIREAFGEAADVLEAEEGEAARDAVLRLRRATPHWLRHTALTHQAQAGVELRYLAGTARHSRLDTTARYLHAEDEEWHRQQARHGLGDFTAGHDVDRG; encoded by the coding sequence ATGGGGCGCGACGAGAGCCCGCAGGAACCGGTCGACACGCAACGCCAGGTGCATGAAGGGGCACCTCCGGGCGAGCTGACCCCACCACCGGAGTCAGGCGAGGCACTGACGCTGCCGGCGGGCGTGCATATCGCGGCCGGCAGCGACGGCGAGGCCGTGGCGCGATGGCTCGCCGAGTATCGCGCGAGCCCACAGACGCAGCGCGCCTATCGACGCGAGGTACAGCGGCTGCTGATGTGGCTGGCCGGCCAGGGCAGGGGGCTTGGCGACCTGCGCCGGGAGGACCTGGATGCCTTCGAGGCCTTCCTGGCCGACCCGCGCCCCGTGGCGCGCTGGATCGGCCCGGTCCGCCCACGCACCGACCCTCGCTGGCGTCCCTTCCGGGGGCCACTGTCCCCCTCGAGCCGCCGGCAGAGCCTGGTCATCCTGCAGGGCATGTACGCCTGGCTTGTCGAGGCGGGCTGGGTCTCCCACAACCCGTTCCGGCTGATGCGCGACAAGCGGCGTCGCCTGGACAATCGGCAGGGCGGCATCGAGCGCTACCTCGAGAGACCCGTGTGGGCGTGGTTCTGGGCCTGGCTCAACCGGCCGGTGGCGGCGGACGCCTCCTCGCGCCGGGTCTTCGAGCAGTCGCGTCGGCGGCTGGTCTTCGGCTTCGCCTACCTGCTGGCCCCGCGCATCGGCGAGATGAGTGCGGCGTGCATGAACGACTTCGTGCGCCGCGAGGGGCGCTGGTGGTGGCATGTCGTGGGCAAGGGCGACAAGGCGGCGCGCATCCCGGTGCCGCCGGACATGCTGGCCCTGCTGGAGGCCTGGCGGGCGCAGCTGGGGCTGTCGCGCCTTCCTTCACCCGATGAGGAGGGCCCGCTGCTGCGGGCCCTGGACGGCACCCGGGGGCTCGGCGACAACCGGCTCTACCGGCTGATCCGCGAGGCCTTCGGCGAGGCGGCGGACGTGCTCGAGGCCGAGGAGGGCGAGGCGGCCCGCGACGCCGTGTTGCGCCTGCGCCGGGCCACGCCCCACTGGTTGCGCCATACGGCCCTGACCCACCAGGCCCAGGCCGGCGTGGAGCTGCGCTACCTGGCGGGGACTGCACGACACTCGCGCCTGGACACCACGGCGCGCTACCTGCACGCCGAGGACGAGGAGTGGCATCGCCAGCAGGCCCGCCATGGCCTGGGGGATTTCACGGCCGGGCATGACGTCGACCGGGGGTGA
- a CDS encoding SufE family protein: MSSETTAEQAQQELLDEFEMFDNWMDRYQYIIDMGKQLPAFPDEWKVDELKIQGCQSNVWMRHRREGETLHFDAVSDAAIVSGLIAVLMRIYNDRRPEDIRATSPHFLKDLGLDKHLSPTRSNGLNAMLERIYRVAEQEAVA, translated from the coding sequence ATGAGTTCCGAGACCACCGCCGAACAGGCCCAGCAGGAGCTTCTCGACGAGTTCGAGATGTTCGACAACTGGATGGATCGCTACCAGTACATCATCGACATGGGCAAGCAGCTGCCGGCCTTTCCGGATGAGTGGAAGGTCGACGAGCTGAAGATCCAGGGCTGCCAGTCCAACGTCTGGATGCGCCACCGCCGAGAGGGCGAGACCCTGCACTTCGATGCGGTCTCCGACGCCGCCATCGTCTCCGGGCTGATTGCCGTGCTGATGCGCATCTACAACGATCGCCGGCCCGAGGACATCCGCGCCACCAGCCCGCACTTCCTCAAGGATCTGGGCCTCGACAAGCACCTCTCGCCGACCCGCAGCAACGGCCTCAATGCCATGCTGGAGCGGATCTACCGGGTGGCCGAGCAGGAAGCGGTCGCCTGA
- the yidD gene encoding membrane protein insertion efficiency factor YidD produces the protein MTAPAAWWRRLTALLTRALGIAMIGLVKTYQVTLSPLLGPRCRYWPSCSAYAVEALRVHGPFKGGLMALRRIARCHPGCEGGIDPVPGGPSEALCREDPELDEHFRCRSDDRQQDAP, from the coding sequence ATGACCGCCCCGGCGGCCTGGTGGCGACGCCTGACGGCACTCCTCACGCGCGCGCTCGGCATCGCGATGATCGGCCTGGTGAAGACCTACCAGGTCACGCTGAGCCCCCTGCTGGGGCCGCGCTGCCGCTACTGGCCGAGCTGTTCCGCCTATGCGGTGGAGGCGCTGCGGGTGCACGGCCCCTTCAAGGGCGGACTGATGGCGCTTCGCCGCATCGCCCGCTGCCACCCGGGCTGCGAGGGGGGTATCGATCCGGTGCCGGGCGGGCCCAGCGAGGCGCTGTGTCGGGAGGACCCGGAGCTGGACGAGCACTTCCGCTGCCGGTCCGACGACCGGCAGCAGGACGCTCCCTGA